In the Telopea speciosissima isolate NSW1024214 ecotype Mountain lineage chromosome 2, Tspe_v1, whole genome shotgun sequence genome, one interval contains:
- the LOC122650483 gene encoding uncharacterized protein LOC122650483, with translation MISFVLSTVCSCFLYNFCYSYVSVAFLPFQRNRKLNGQQKREDLEKEVSMLQKMLDREEKIHQILEHASNRQDGSTAQIPSFLPHKVKELLAELAMVENEIKRLETEISHLQSGLSHEQQETFRESKSIQWQHGTQSINPRRHSSPLRNPTPIPKRIPERQAFDTKALHFISKAIKGDYPLDYFSNNENMSTSKVRSVDQKGNNANEEIELEDKVSRKSGIQKPTSPNLLPKQSTSKPLEHEEKVSLDLRPPKSLSNSGPLDQETGHKWQPNKLSESIMKCLIFIFVRLIRTSRTMELEKSAAGTISKPINSSSSSSRSFRVDISLNSKPNLSLQKGSSRQQDPYGIFDVEDSIPRDIGPYKNFVRFTSTSLDPKNISSSSSIPLLQKLRVLMNNLSRLDLRFLTYQQKLAFWINMYNACIMHGFLQYGVPSSPEKLLTLMNKATLNIGGNQLNALAIEHFILRHRSNSNLKDVYRKGEMDDKEAIVRNIYGLESPEPNVTFALCCGTRFSPTVRIYTAEGISAELEKSKLEYLQASIVVTNTKKVLIPELLLRNMIDFATNFNSLVEWICHQLPASGSLRKSMVECLRGHSCSKQLSNVIDKMPYEFEFQYLLAI, from the exons ATGATTTCGTTTGTTCTTTCTACGGTCTGTAGTTGTTTTTTGTATAATTTTTGTTATTCTTATGTTTCTGTTGCCTTTCTTCCATTTCAGAGAAATAGGAAGCTTAATGGGCAACAGAAAAGGGAAGATCTTGAGAAAGAG GTCTCTATGCTTCAGAAGATGCTCGATCGGGAAGAAAAGATTCACCAAATTTTAGAACATGCATCGAATCGACAAGATGGCTCTACTGCTCAGATCCCAAGCTTCCTTCCACATAAG GTCAAGGAGCTCTTAGCAGAATTGGCAATGGTTGAGAATGAGATAAAAAGACTTGAAACCGAAATAAGCCATCTTCAAAGTGGTTTGAGTCATGAGCAGCAGGAGACCTTCAGGGAATCAAAATCCATACAATGGCAACATGGAACCCAAAGTATTAATCCTCGTAGACACTCTTCCCCACTAAGGAATCCAACTCCCATCCCCAAACGAATACCTGAAAGGCAAGCATTTGATACAAAGGCATTACATTTCATAAGCAAAGCCATAAAGGGTGACTACCCACTTGATTACTTCTCTAACAATGAGAACATGAGCACTTCCAAAGTGAGATCAGTAGATCAGAAAGGAAATAATGCCAATGAGGAGATTGAACTTGAAGACAAGGTTTCAAGAAAAAGTGGTATACAAAAACCAACCTCCCCCAACTTATTGCCAAAGCAATCAACATCGAAG CCACTGGAACATGAAGAAAAGGTTTCGCTAGACCTCCGGCCACCAAAATCTCTATCTAATTCAGGTCCATTAGATCAAGAAACTGGTCATAAATGGCAACCAAACAAGCTATCTGAGAGCATCATGAAGTGtttgatctttatttttgtAAGACTAATCAGAACATCAAGAACAATGGAACTAGAGAAGTCAGCGGCCGGCACAATTTCTAAGCCTATTAACTCATCTTCAAGCTCATCAAGAAGCTTCAGGGTTGATATTAGCTTGAACTCCAAACCCAACCTTTCATTACAAAAGGGATCATCAAGGCAACAAGACCCATATGGGATCTTTGATGTTGAAGATTCTATTCCTAGAGACATTGGTCCATACAAGAATTTTGTGAGATTTACATCTACTTCATTGGACCCAAAAAACATCTCAAGCTCCAGTTCTATTCCTTTACTGCAAAAGCTAAG GGTTCTAATGAACAACCTAAGTAGGCTGGACTTGAGGTTTTTGACTTATCAACAAAAACTAGCATTTTGGATCAACATGTACAATGCTTGTATCATGCAT ggttttcttcaataTGGAGTGCCATCTAGTCCAGAAAAACTTCTTACATTGATGAACAAG GCTACGTTGAACATCGGAGGCAATCAATTAAATGCTCTGGCAATAGAGCATTTCATCCTCAGGCATCGATCAAATTCCAATTTAAAGGAT GTCTACAGGAAGGGCGAGATGGATGACAAGGAGGCCATTGTAAGGAATATCTATGGACTCGAGTCTCCAGAGCCAAATGTGACATTTGCTCTATGTTGTGGGACTCGTTTTTCTCCAACT GTAAGGATATACACAGCAGAAGGTATATCTGCGGAGTTGGAGAAATCAAAGTTAGAGTATCTACAAGCTTCAATTGTGGTGACTAACACAAAAAAGGTCCTAATCCCAGAGCTCTTGCTTCGAAATATGATTGATTTTGCAACCAATTTCAACTCATTAGTTGAGTGGATCTGTCACCAATTACCAGCATCTGGGTCTCTTAGGAAATCAATGGTAGAATGCCTCAGGGGACATAGTTGCAGCAAGCAATTATCAAATGTCATTGATAAGATGCCATACGAGTTTGAGTTTCAGTATTTGTTAGCCATATAa